A genomic region of Leptospira barantonii contains the following coding sequences:
- a CDS encoding flagellar protein FlgN: protein MKQEEWLEQLTKLFQDEINLYSNVLELETQKSAAVVQADGKSLETITKKTYELLVMAAEIERVRMKSIEEVYRSKNFALPENGAPTLSDFLNQLDRESNFRLKEFGSSLKAVLHRLKEKIKSNEKLILTRQEILSRTIDVMKEKAMESDVSTYGSGKNPERKQAKRQALMLNASA, encoded by the coding sequence ATGAAACAAGAGGAATGGTTGGAGCAACTTACGAAACTTTTTCAGGACGAGATCAATCTTTATTCTAACGTCCTGGAATTGGAGACTCAAAAATCGGCGGCTGTCGTTCAAGCCGACGGAAAGTCTCTCGAAACGATTACTAAAAAGACATACGAGTTGCTCGTTATGGCCGCTGAGATCGAAAGAGTTCGCATGAAATCGATCGAAGAAGTATATCGTTCTAAAAATTTCGCTCTCCCGGAGAACGGAGCGCCGACCTTATCCGATTTTTTAAATCAACTCGATAGAGAATCCAATTTCCGTTTAAAAGAATTCGGATCCTCCCTCAAAGCGGTTCTTCATCGTTTAAAAGAAAAAATCAAATCCAACGAAAAACTGATTCTGACTCGTCAGGAAATTCTTTCCAGAACGATCGACGTCATGAAAGAAAAAGCGATGGAATCCGACGTTAGCACGTACGGATCGGGAAAAAATCCGGAACGCAAACAAGCCAAAAGACAGGCTTTGATGCTGAACGCTTCGGCGTAA